The window CTCAAATCACCTGAAGGATGTAAATTCGAAGCTTGACATACAAATAAACGACACCTGATACCCCCTAACAGGCGTATCGTTTGTCTTCAGAAAAAAATGCTCAGATCGGTGTTACTTCTCCAGTGAGAATATAAATCGACAAATCAAGCAGCTGTACGCTTTCTACTTTTACCATCAGATTGCTTCCGACACTGTGAATCGTGTAAACATAGGATGGGCTTGTACATGAATTGGTCTCTTCAGTTCGTCCGTCGAACTTGATAAAGCAGCCATTGCGAACGAAGAAATCTTCAAAAGctattttttaatgttcgtaccCGACAAAGACGTACACATTGCGCCCTGTCAATTTGTAGTACACAAACAGTGAATGGAAAGATAGTGTCTGAGTGCTTGCTAAGGTGctatttaaatttttgatttgttgatATTAAATTATGCCTATGGCCGATAAGCTCAACCTTTTTGAATATTAGCGGCGTCACACATTTCATTACTGTACTCTCCGCACAATGGGTCAActttcaaataactttcagaaAAATTCCCAGTAAGTAACGTTAGAATTGTGGGAACAATCCACAAACTCTTAGAAATGCGCCGTCATGTGATTATCACCTGTCCGGCAGTAGTGTAGGGAGCGACTAGGCCTTGGGGGCGACGGTACAAGGCACGGAACGGAAATGTCTGAAAAGCAAACTGATCGGAAAACCAAAAACGACGGCATTATACCCATGCTGAGTTCTTATTCCGCTGCTAGGTAGAGCACCTTAGCTCTGGTGAGACACCGCTGATAGGCGGAGACGTCATACAGAGGTTTTTACACTTatcaaaagaaaatattgtCGCAGGCTTTATCCAACGCAAAGGTGGAAAAGAAAATATATAACTTGTCAAACACCAAAACTAATTAGCAATGTCTATTTTTGCGGATTATGTGTAATTTTCTCCGTTTGTCCGAGAAAATCAATGGACCCAGCGCTACGTTTTGACCACACACGAAGGTATAGCGGTGACTGCACTATTCAAGTATGTTCAGTCGCGTCTATCCCTTGGCAATACGTTAGCCCCCTCCGATGGCACTGTTTATACACAAATAATAGCATAAAGGCGTAACTTTAAAACCCAgacaaagtaacacaaacttgtTTTATTCCCGATAATTTAATTTGCTTCAGGTGGATGGCACGTCGTGAGAATTGTGACGACCAGTTCTTGTTGTGGCTACACAGGCCACAGACTGTCCCTACAATGGTCGCTTGTCACGGCCCGAGGCAGTCCGAGTAAAATTAGAGAGGAAGTGGGCCGTCCTTCTCTGTCAGTGCCGTGCCGGGGTGACCTACAAACCGACTTTAAATTTAATAGGACTGGTTATTGAAGCCCTGAAAAAATCTTCGGTTTCTAGTGACGTTATTTCctctttctttctgatattTGTGGGGTGCTGCATTTATGAGACTCTAGTGAAAGCTTGAGGCATTAATGCCCTACAGACACTAGTATATTTGTACAGTCTGACAGAATACGCATGGGTCTAAGCCCAGGGTCGGGTAGTCATTTGTCTGAcctaaagaaagaaaatatctcTGCCGCGCCGCGAGGGCTTGCTGCAAACTCACATTTAGAACCGTTTCAAGGTTCTACGATGGTCACTTTAGGTGACGAACGATGAAACCGGTTTAGGTATACAGTCTTGCGTGTGAGCTTACAGGCGTTTTGAAATTGCAAGAAACAACGTTGATTTCCACGACAGGCATGGCAAAGGTGCTGTGAATGTGAGATGTGGAAGGTTATATCGAAATACACAAATATTCACAATGAGAAAGACGCCGCATAACGTCCCTTCGCTGCGTCTCGTCTGTAAGAGTTCGAAGCCGCCAGCAATAGCTATTTTTgatgtcgttgttgttgttgctgttgctgttgttgttgttgttttgtcagATAAAACCAAACACAAGGTGAGACACCCCGTGTACTATCTTTTTGTGTTTAGTATAGGTTCAGGATAGACACTGACTTTGATATGTCTGTCAAATGCTGACAACAAAATGACCTGGTAACTTTTATGACAAAGGTGATGCGATTTAGCCATTCGAGCTCAAACATGAAACATGAACTACAGTGTTCTTGGATTCGCCTAATGATTTATACATACTTAAAATTCAAACcaagaaataaaaagaaaacaatgtcCTCTTGTATCTGACATATCTAACTCCTTTCAATCAAAATACTTAAAAAACACTTCACATATTTATATACGGCACATATATAGTtgaattatatattttattttactgaaatttaTTTACTCTTCCGGTGGCATAGTCGGTCAAATAATTTAATGCCGATAAAAATCAATCAATTCTAACAGTATCCGGGTTTCATGGAAAACCAATATACGTTTAAGTGACGGTTTCTGTGAGTGCACGCGAGAACAACTTTCTTTTTATTCATTGCCAATGCATAAGGTCACAAAATGAACATGTTGTGTTTCATGTGAATGATATATATACACTGGTTATATTTGGGTATAAAAGTACAATGTCTTACCGCCTTTTGCCTGTCACTATATGAGTCTCACAAAAATAGACCCGCGGGAAAGTACTGTTTAGCCGGCatctcatggccagtcaatatgagCGAAATGTTTTCGGCCAGAGTGGATGTACAGAAAGGGAGTCTCACCTGAACCAAAAGCTACTGATAGAGTCCCTGGCAGGAAGTTGTCCGATTAGCGTCATTGGGACACGGGTTTTCGTTGTTCATCACCTGTCAGCAACATAAACAGGACGTGAAACGCGTGTTGATACAACTTCCTTCCTTGTCACCATGGTGATCTGCGcgcccactatttagcttgtcaacgaAGCGTAAAAtgctattgtttacatttgaattctagtccggaccagaatttacTAAGTCTTGTCAAAAACAACTCATGTACCGgttgagttgacaaactgaatacggTGTAGCTCAACCTCAACAtgcttggggagtagaacaagaaaatgtggttcccttttaaaaaaatacaaatttgtaaaaaaatccttaaaagtGACTAATACTAGTACTGGCCAAGATTTTGCGCAGGCTCACCCAAAAGCCAGTATTTGTCAATTCGTATAGAATGTGATTTTCAGTGGGTCATGCAAAGTGGCAGTGGAACATGAGAAATGAGGATACAGTAGTTCCGGATATTGGTATTATTGGACCAGTAACCTTGGTAACACTTGGAAAAAGGTTCACAGAAGGGACAaattcctcccccccccccccattcaaGGTAGCTTGCGCCTCGAGACTGAACTCCTAAACGTTAGCCCAAACTTTCTCTAAGAAAACtataaaccattccctttcgaaatcgagaataaaaatcagggcttACCGTGCACAAGTTGGTACCAGAAAAAAACTAAtgacccaatatttaccgaaacttgaaattcgaaatggccgtcGACCTTGTGTTAGTGGGAAAATTTACGTTTCGATGTTCACAAAAGTAAGCAGTTGAAAACTTGACTTGCTCCATACCCTTCAAATTGGGCCCCTACAAGTGGTGGATTAAacagttttgtaaaagttttcaTGCATTCATGCACGCAAAGAtagacatagatagatagattgatagatagatagatagatagatagatagataaaatcacccatacacacatagatacatacatagatacatagatacatacatagttacatacatacatacatacatacatacatacatacatacgtacgtacgtacgtacgtacgtacgtacgtacatacatacatacatacatacatacatacatacatacatacatacatacatacatacatacatacatacatacacacacacacacacacacacacatttttgTGTGACAGAAAAGGTAAGTTCCTTTAAGAAGTTTATTAATTCTTTCAATACAGTACTGCTTGGCTTTGTTTACTACAAAACAAATGGGAAGGAAGTAATATCCCTAAAACCATCCTTCTCCCAGCATGCCATGCACTTTATACAGTTAGCGGTAAATGTCGACTCCTCATAACGACTACGAGGCTTCTACCTCTAGGTATAAGTCTTCCTCTGCTGAATGTGGTGTATCGTACACGTGATCTGCATCTCCTTCAAATTCACTAGGCGAGTGGGGGACTTCATACAAGGGTTCTTTGTGTCTAGGGGGAAAAAAACAAAGGTTCAAAACGAGATACATCAGACGGTACGTTGAGATAGCCATTTACTTGTTTAACAGATTATTAGCCTCTACATATACACTAACTCTTTGAGAGACTGTCACCAGATGAATTCGGAATGATATGTGTGTCAAAGCACCGGCATGTAGGATTACATATTTGCTGTGATGGGTGGGGGTGATTAAAAACGGCAAACGACAACGAAACTTGGAGCATCTATTTCAATTTTCGTGCTCCAATCCGCGCAATTTGTTGTGGTTACACATATCTAACAAAATGTGTTGAGATCCTAATGATAACACTGCCATCCACAGTGTAGGGACTGTTCAATGAAGCTCGAAGACTGCCAACATTTGTCACGGGCGTGAATGAGATTGCCCGTAGAGGGCGCTCTGCGAAAGAATTTCGCACAGGTTGCCCTGTTTTGCTGCCACAATGTGTTGTTGATTTAAACAGCCTGCTTACCCGATACCACGGCCAGATTTGCCCCGTTTGTCCGGTGTTGGTGGAGGTGAGTACTCTGGAATAACactcctgagagagagagagagagagagagagagagagagagagagagagagagagagagagagagagagagagagagagagaaggaatAATCGTTAACATTTTAAGTACTGAAGACCATCGTGTAATGCACAATTCGAATgcataatttttatgaatactGGAAAATAACACCTTAAAAATCGACAACAGGCATTCTCTGTATGCCTGGTGACTTGAATTTCAAGTGAACGTTAAACATCAATTTTGCTGAAACGGCCTCATTGCTTTTTTATTGGAGAGGGGGTCTCAAATATATCCAACTTTCGAATAATTGAACGACAATGGGTGTAGTGTCTATCTAGATAACAAAGGGTTATGATTAGACCAAGGCAGAGACGAGATTAACCCAATAGGGCACCGTGACAGTGTTTTTTAAGTTGTGATAACGCCCCCTAGCGATCGAAGACTTACTCTCGCCTGGAACTATCCGGAACCGGTACATCTTCATACGGGTCAATGTACAAGTCTTCTTCACTGCCATGGTCACTACGAATAGTGCTGTACACGCTGCTGCCGTCTCTTTTGTCGCTTTGTGGCCTGATATTtgcaagagaaaaaaatgagatAGTACTTTGTTCCATCCTTCAACGTGGAGCTACGTAACATAGCGTGACAGATAACTGCTTGAACAATAACCTTACGATATAGTGAGATACTTTTGTACTTTAATTACTTTATTAATTATAACATAATTTATTGCATGAAACAAGTAGCGTTGCTGAGGTAAAGGGcattcatagaaaaaaaaatggcgGGGCCAAAATTTTCATTTGCCTGTGAAAAATTGAGTTGGTCTGTATATTGACAGCCTTGCGTACGAGTCCCGGTATGTAGGCCTATAAGTTGCCCGGGGTGCAGaattattttacagttacaaACGTTCGTCAATTCTTGTGAAGAGTGACCCTATCCCCACATAATTGATCCTTAACTGAGTGCAGACGTAATTAATGTTTTACTGTGCTTACCCAGTAAGTTTTGGTCTGTCGGATGTTGGGGGAGGAGGCGGGGGAACGGCGTCTCCCGGCTTTCTTTTTGCCGCTTCCTTCTTGGCTTCCGGATCCACCGAAAACAATTTTCGCCATCTAAAATTCGGACagacaaaaataacattttaacgAATTGCTTTCGCTCACAATCCACCACATATAATGTAGTATCTCACGCCGAATTCACATTCAGAAACACAAGGGATTTCTTGGGGATCTCACATTTAAATATAATATTGCAAGGTGGGCTCTAGTCTTTTCTATTTCGTCCACTTCTATCCTTAGAGGAATTTTCTGTTCGCAAAGGTGCTGAATGGTAACTTATACATCAAAGCAAAACTTTACAGCAATATCTCAGCAATTAAATGTAATGGATACAAGTGTCACCAGCCTCGGCATCCTTTAACATGTCGACGCCACGGACAAAAAATAGAATTAGGCCTTCAATGTTAGAGGATTTTTTTCCTGAGACAAGCTGTCAACATTATGAAAGGAAAACGCCAACTTCAAGTTAAGGTACACAGACCATCGAATTAGATATGCCACATATTACAACTCATCCTGGGTTCACATGGCAAAACTGGAACCCAGAGTCACTGTATTATTTCTCTTCGGAGATACTCGGGAAGAATTTACCCATTTTGAAATAAGTCACATTTCCGTGGAGCCGTACGGCAGTATCACGGGAAATACGAAATTGCTGATCCAAAAGCAACCCCTCCGAGGACCAAACGCTACATTTGCTACTTCTCCCATcctatttaaagggacaaagtcggccatttttcatgaaacacgattggaactaatttgggataacttgattttcatatttttcaagtttctcaaaatgttaggtgccatataggtgaatgttgcaatattgcaaattactcataaaaaacaaatgtgtaatgtaaaaagaaaagcagatgacattacatttgtagattaaatcagcattacttcaccatctaattatcccaaattagttccaatcgtgttatgagTTTTGTTTGATGCTAGATACTActtttattgtttgacatgttgaaagatactgaatgaatgattaaccatgcatatattcgacccccgTTTTAGACTAATtacatgaaaccattgcaaaaatgaattaatggtcatggccATTAATGCAGTTTCGCGATGGTGTCATGTATtattgtgtctaaaactggggtcgaatatatgcatggtcgaccattcattcagtatctttcaacatgtcaaacaatattaagtagtatctcgtatcaaataaaattcatgaaaaaatggccgactttgtccctttaacttgaCGAATTTCTGCTCAATCGGTGATTTTTTGACTAATCTTCCTTCCTCAAAAAGTCACGTAGTCGCCGGGACAAGTTTTAGGGCGTGTTTAAAATACACTAACTTTtatcatagagaaagatagatagtcTATGATACTCTGTGCTTTTATTAAGTCTTACTAAGCACAAGAAATTATAAAAACGCTTCtaaaatttcactacgacttcGAAAGAAAAGGACagctttttaccagaaattcgaAAGCATAAAGCCATCTGCCAATGCACTTTTACTactatgttatgttatgttatgttatatttatttattaaagtgtcatgtgtggtcttaaacagcttggttgccacacccagccccaagggcttacaagacactGAAACAGTAAATAAAGTACATAGATATGAATAGCTCGAAATGTAATTTAAGTATAAGAAGCTTCTTgtctcattgaaaatgcatgatAGACATAGGATGCCAATGCCAACTAGTAGTAGCGAAAAGAAAAACACTTACCCGCCCTTGGCTCTAATCAACGACACAAACATAACAGTGCCGCCGATAACAATGCTGGACAGTACGCAGATGACAACAATGAAAGCTGAAATAAGTAAGTAATTAAGTaattaagtaagtaagtaagtaagtaagtaattaagtaagtaagtaagtaagtaagtatatTTTCAGCAGATTTTCATCTGACAgggaaataaagcatatgattgtcatttgtatctaaacccaaaaattttgaaaactctgTGTGagagacatgtaataaaaatatcatagcCCACACAGGGATTGTGTACCCTCGGCATTACCGTTGACTATGCGATCGCCAGGTCTTACGGCGGCTGAACTAGAACGACATTCGGGCAGTACGAACGGAACGCATAATCGCTTCTCAGTAGAACTATCGTGTACcgaaaaataatggttaaaGCCACACAATTTACCTATTGTTGTATTGGCGCAGTGGATGACATGACATAATCTTCTCTCTAACAGGGCAGACTTGGGACAGTTGATGACACCAATATCGCATTCACGTGATCTTGACTGGTGACCGTTACCGCAGGTCACATTGCAACCCGACCACTTCGACCACTCCGTAAAGAGTGCAGAGAAACCTGACTCTTTGAATTGTCGGTCCGCTAACTCGTAATCACCCAAAAACGACGGTGGTGGCCTGTCGTGTGTGATGCCGAAAGGACCGAACATTCCAGAACGCCCTCTACCAGAATTTCTCTGTTTCAGTCGAGATTCTAAATGTCTTCTTAGTGTTGCCTCTTCGTCCAATTCCTTTTCCAAATCATTATCCATGAGTCTATCAAAGCGGTCTACATCTGACGACTTTTTCACTCGCTTGAATCTACTTTCGTCATCGAGATATCTACGTTGCCTGTTGACGAGGGCGCTGTACCTCTTCCCATCCCCACCCAGTTCACCATACACTTGGTATCCATTGGCAAGTCTTTCATCAAGCCTGGTATCTGGCAAGTTACAGACAGTAGAGATAAGATAAATCTTCCCGAGAATGCATTTACTGGTGCAACAAGACCTAACGCTCTTGGGAtgtcaaaaattgaaatgtttcaaacCAACTTGCAATACTTGGCATTCGCAAAATATAATTCGTCTGCTCGTAGACAGTGGAGCGAAATCTTCCGCTCCAGTATTGGGATGGCAACATTTTATGTAGACTAAAAGTAAAGTTTTTCGCTTTTTGAATGATTTTCACAAGCGTGAAAGACAGACGCCCATCCAACACATGTATTTTATAAGTGGGTATTTTTGAATCATCGTGCCCAGCGAATTTGTGCGAAGAGGACTGGCAAATGAGTCTGCACAGCCAGATCATCCGGAATACTAGACACACCCGATCCTCATCGCTTAGAAATTATTATATTACTTCAACTTAAGATTTAAAAGCTTCCATGAAACAGCCGATCTCCGCAAATAAAACGCTCATGCGTCCTGGGATAACCTTCTGGCCAAAATTCTCTATATAAATGTTGTATTAATCACAAGTATGTGTCTctcttcaaaattaaaatggtcAGAAGTAGGATACTATAACGAAAGACCGAAAGAACAGAAGCTGATCATCATTGCTATTGGAGTCGTACGCTTACCTTTAAAGTCATTAAAAGGGTTATCCGAAGTGAAAAATAACCCACACATTTCACTAGACTGAGCATCGTGAAAGAGTGCACTACTTTTATGGGTAAGCGTTGAAATGTATCTAGATAcaacttgtgaattttcattTACTCCTGGAGCATATTTTATGAGATGTTCAGATActgatatttggactttcaaatttgtataACACTTTTCTAATTTACTGCTTGTGTGAGTATGGgtggatggggggggggggctaattGCTCTCGGaataagaaaaacttttaccatcttagttttttgaaaaatcgaaaattatgttttcccgatagagttaacacagggatggtggttCCACCAATTCAGAGTTTGATGTAGCCAAGTACGAGTGTATTTGAACACGGACCTTCTTTGCTAGGTAAGAAGGTACTGTAGGCTGCGAGTTCGAATCCGatagaaaaaaatactgaattaccaacGTGTCTTCCTGAAATCATACAAACGCGCCTGGAGTGAAAGAcgtaaacgtttgctcaaactttccccaaggaaGCTTTCAAGCATTCCCTATTAGAACTATAAATACAAATCATGGGTCACTGGGCAAATTTgtcaccagagaaacaaattaacttaaaatggccgggggggggggggattgcCGACTTACGTAAAATAGAGgatgaaatttttatttacGACAAGAGCTTTGAAGTTCGCTCTTACAAGTGCTACATCAATGtcttgtaaaaaattgag is drawn from Ptychodera flava strain L36383 unplaced genomic scaffold, AS_Pfla_20210202 Scaffold_50__1_contigs__length_938362_pilon, whole genome shotgun sequence and contains these coding sequences:
- the LOC139128341 gene encoding uncharacterized protein, yielding MRLEAVVVIVLIICGSVLDVINSQDTRLDERLANGYQVYGELGGDGKRYSALVNRQRRYLDDESRFKRVKKSSDVDRFDRLMDNDLEKELDEEATLRRHLESRLKQRNSGRGRSGMFGPFGITHDRPPPSFLGDYELADRQFKESGFSALFTEWSKWSGCNVTCGNGHQSRSRECDIGVINCPKSALLERRLCHVIHCANTTIAFIVVICVLSSIVIGGTVMFVSLIRAKGGWRKLFSVDPEAKKEAAKRKPGDAVPPPPPPTSDRPKLTGPQSDKRDGSSVYSTIRSDHGSEEDLYIDPYEDVPVPDSSRRESVIPEYSPPPTPDKRGKSGRGIGHKEPLYEVPHSPSEFEGDADHVYDTPHSAEEDLYLEVEAS